In the genome of Massilia sp. PAMC28688, one region contains:
- a CDS encoding ABC transporter ATP-binding protein, with protein sequence MQTDSSPKAMRVQARQAMELLRRAAQPDRRHLGWATLWLIIAAALEVAGPILGKALIDDHLLPRVLDWQRMGMLLGAMVVSGWITSWLRYLQLVRLSGLAMRSVQRLREWVFGHVMRLPMAFFDRAVTGQLISRVTNDTEAVKTLYIQVLFAILDSLIVLVGTMIAMAWLEWRLMLIVLALVPAVVAIVFLYQRLSAPAVTKARALRSEINGQIAESIGGMSVLQANNAQARFGKRFADTNHGHYRARLAELRANALLLRPALDFLNVVLLAVVIYSFGQREMNAVEVGVLYAFISYIARVVEPLIQITMQFSGLQQAVVASARVSALLDEPGAPEHANGKLAASHARPQGAAAVSIRNLTFAYNPGQDVLHQLSLEVPAGAFIGIVGHTGSGKSTLLSLLLRYYPAPHGSISIGGEALDDIDNAHFRDAVGLVPQDPFLLAASAFENIDMGRGLSQQAIETAARAAHAHDFIMQLEAGYQTSLGEGGSRLSTGQKQLIAIARALAGNPRILLLDEATSHIDSQTEQIVQVALNELRKRVTIIAIAHRLSTIREADRIVVLNHGRIEEAGTHDELMQIDSGLYQRLYLLQQLAV encoded by the coding sequence ATGCAGACTGACAGCTCACCGAAGGCCATGCGCGTGCAGGCAAGGCAGGCCATGGAACTACTGCGGCGCGCCGCTCAGCCTGACCGCCGCCACCTGGGCTGGGCCACGCTGTGGCTGATCATCGCTGCCGCGCTCGAAGTTGCCGGCCCCATTCTCGGCAAGGCGCTGATCGACGACCACCTGCTGCCGCGCGTGCTGGACTGGCAGCGCATGGGGATGCTGCTGGGCGCCATGGTGGTCAGCGGCTGGATCACATCGTGGCTGCGCTATCTGCAGCTGGTGCGCCTGTCAGGGCTGGCCATGCGCTCGGTGCAGCGCCTGCGCGAATGGGTGTTCGGCCATGTCATGCGCCTGCCCATGGCATTTTTCGACCGCGCCGTTACGGGGCAGCTGATCAGCCGCGTGACCAATGACACGGAGGCTGTCAAGACACTTTACATTCAGGTGCTGTTTGCCATCCTGGACAGCCTGATCGTCCTGGTGGGCACCATGATCGCCATGGCCTGGCTGGAATGGCGCCTGATGCTCATCGTACTGGCGCTGGTGCCGGCCGTGGTCGCGATCGTGTTCCTGTACCAGCGCCTGTCGGCACCGGCGGTGACGAAAGCGCGCGCCCTGCGCAGCGAGATCAATGGCCAGATCGCCGAGTCGATTGGCGGCATGAGCGTACTGCAGGCCAATAACGCCCAGGCCCGCTTCGGCAAGCGCTTTGCCGACACCAACCACGGCCACTACAGGGCGCGCCTGGCGGAACTGCGAGCCAATGCCTTGCTGCTGCGGCCCGCCCTCGACTTCCTCAACGTGGTGCTGCTGGCGGTGGTGATCTACAGTTTCGGCCAGCGCGAAATGAATGCAGTGGAAGTGGGCGTGCTGTACGCCTTCATCAGCTACATCGCGCGTGTGGTGGAGCCGCTGATCCAGATCACCATGCAGTTCAGCGGCCTGCAGCAGGCCGTGGTGGCCAGTGCCCGTGTCTCGGCCCTGCTTGACGAGCCAGGTGCGCCCGAGCATGCGAACGGCAAGCTGGCTGCGAGCCACGCGCGGCCACAGGGCGCCGCTGCAGTCTCGATCCGCAACCTGACGTTTGCCTACAACCCGGGCCAGGATGTGCTGCACCAGCTGTCGCTGGAGGTGCCGGCCGGCGCCTTTATCGGCATCGTCGGCCATACCGGCAGCGGCAAATCGACCTTGCTTTCGCTGCTGCTGCGCTACTACCCGGCGCCGCACGGCAGCATCAGCATTGGCGGCGAGGCGCTGGACGACATCGACAACGCCCACTTCCGCGATGCTGTGGGACTGGTGCCGCAGGACCCGTTCCTGCTGGCCGCATCGGCCTTTGAAAACATCGACATGGGACGGGGACTGTCGCAGCAGGCCATCGAAACAGCGGCGCGCGCCGCCCACGCGCACGACTTCATCATGCAGCTGGAAGCCGGCTACCAGACCTCGCTGGGAGAAGGCGGCTCGCGCCTGTCCACCGGCCAGAAGCAGCTCATTGCCATCGCGCGCGCGCTGGCGGGCAACCCGCGCATCCTGCTGCTGGACGAAGCGACTTCGCACATCGACAGCCAGACCGAACAAATTGTGCAGGTCGCGCTCAACGAACTGCGCAAGCGCGTGACGATCATCGCCATCGCCCACCGTCTGTCCACCATACGCGAAGCAGATCGCATCGTGGTACTCAACCATGGGCGCATCGAGGAAGCGGGCACCCACGACGAGCTGATGCAGATCGACTCGGGCCTGTACCAGCGCCTGTACCTGCTGCAGCAGCTGGCGGTGTAG
- the istA gene encoding IS21 family transposase — MKPKEVYVEIQLLKKHGLSLRQIAAEVGCAVNTVRRHLALEAVPKYERKVARPTKLGQFEQYLRDRHQAAQPDVIPATVLYREIAARGYQGGMSQLRAFMRRLRPEPPADPVVRFETAMGEQLQVDWVEFRKGSAPLHAFCATLGYSRASYVEFVSNMKVETLIGCHERAFAAFGGVTRRVLYDNMKTVVLERDAYGDGEHRFHSGFLDYAKHSGFVIKLCQPYRAKTKGKVERFNGYLRRSFYVPLASRLAQSGQKLDVVTANVEVAHWLRDVANVRVHGTTREVPAEALKREVVHLQALPAPWRADIAAARPQPAAPPVVPRPPVVVNRIAQPSPLQHPLHVYDALLARVTDGVAA, encoded by the coding sequence TTGAAACCCAAAGAGGTGTACGTGGAAATCCAACTATTGAAGAAGCATGGGTTAAGCCTGCGGCAGATCGCCGCCGAAGTGGGCTGCGCGGTGAATACGGTGCGTCGGCACCTAGCCCTGGAAGCTGTGCCGAAGTACGAACGCAAAGTGGCGCGTCCGACGAAGCTGGGGCAATTTGAGCAGTACCTGCGGGATCGGCACCAGGCCGCCCAGCCAGACGTGATCCCCGCGACGGTGCTGTACCGCGAGATCGCGGCACGCGGCTACCAGGGCGGTATGAGCCAGCTGCGCGCCTTCATGCGCAGGCTGCGGCCAGAACCGCCGGCAGACCCAGTGGTGCGCTTCGAGACGGCGATGGGCGAGCAGCTGCAGGTCGACTGGGTCGAGTTCCGCAAGGGTAGCGCCCCACTGCACGCTTTCTGCGCGACCCTGGGATATAGCCGGGCCAGTTACGTGGAGTTCGTCAGCAACATGAAGGTGGAAACCCTGATCGGCTGCCACGAGCGCGCCTTCGCTGCATTTGGCGGTGTCACCAGGCGGGTCCTGTACGACAACATGAAGACCGTTGTGCTGGAGCGCGACGCGTACGGCGACGGCGAGCACCGATTCCATTCTGGCTTTCTGGACTACGCCAAGCATAGCGGCTTCGTCATCAAGCTGTGCCAGCCGTACCGGGCCAAGACCAAGGGCAAAGTCGAGCGCTTCAACGGCTACCTGCGCCGCTCGTTCTATGTTCCGCTGGCGAGCCGCCTGGCGCAAAGCGGGCAGAAGCTCGATGTCGTGACCGCCAACGTGGAGGTGGCGCACTGGTTGCGGGACGTGGCCAACGTGCGGGTCCACGGCACGACGAGGGAGGTGCCAGCCGAGGCGCTCAAGCGCGAGGTGGTGCACTTGCAAGCGCTGCCAGCGCCATGGCGCGCGGACATCGCTGCGGCTCGGCCGCAGCCCGCAGCGCCGCCTGTGGTGCCACGACCACCGGTGGTGGTTAACCGGATCGCGCAGCCATCGCCGCTGCAGCATCCGTTGCACGTGTACGACGCGCTGTTGGCCCGGGTGACTGATGGAGTGGCGGCATGA
- a CDS encoding IS3 family transposase (programmed frameshift), giving the protein MHNRKHQISTPVAPPDTTDVSPSEAQRPDPEVVPTAKRRAFSKAEKLRILAAADACVAPGDIGALLRREGIYSSHLATWRKQRQAAGEVAALERKRGPKADPAAAQTRRVLELEKEVERLRAKLVKADLIIDVQKKLSTLLGEHQRHTERAEVINAANSLGEQVGLAAACRALRLPRSALYRDRAARHICLLPPPVATAPARRPPLALSELERRVVLDVLNSPRFANCAPAAIHAQLLDEGRYVASVRTMYRLLQGCAAVRERRNQLRHPEYAKPELLAVVPNQVWSWDITKLKGPVRGTCFHLYVILDIFSRYVVGWMVAEQETAELAEQLIANTAAKECISPGALTLHADRGSSMRSKPVATLLSDLGIAKSHSRPYVSDDNPYSEAQFKTMKYQPGFPARFGSLADARAHCATFFTWYNQQHRHSGIGMMTPESVHTGRAIEVRKQRQATLADAFQRTPNRFKHRMPQPQKLPTAAWINPPAMETKAA; this is encoded by the exons ATGCACAACCGAAAGCATCAAATTAGCACTCCAGTAGCTCCCCCGGACACCACCGACGTGTCGCCTTCCGAAGCGCAACGGCCAGACCCCGAGGTCGTCCCAACTGCCAAGCGGCGCGCTTTCTCCAAGGCCGAGAAACTGCGCATTCTGGCCGCCGCTGACGCCTGCGTGGCGCCCGGCGACATCGGCGCGTTGCTGCGTCGGGAAGGCATCTACTCGTCCCACCTGGCGACGTGGCGCAAGCAGCGTCAAGCTGCAGGCGAGGTCGCCGCTCTGGAGCGCAAGCGCGGCCCAAAAGCTGATCCCGCTGCCGCCCAGACGCGGCGCGTGCTGGAGCTGGAAAAAGAAGTAGAACGCCTGCGCGCGAAGCTGGTCAAGGCCGACTTGATTATCGACGTCCAAAAAAAACTTTCCACTCTGCTGGGT GAGCACCAGCGACACACCGAGCGAGCCGAAGTGATTAATGCCGCCAACAGCCTGGGTGAGCAGGTCGGCCTGGCCGCTGCGTGTCGCGCCTTGCGTCTGCCACGCAGCGCCCTGTATCGCGACCGCGCCGCGCGCCACATCTGCCTGTTGCCGCCCCCTGTCGCGACAGCACCAGCGAGGCGGCCTCCGCTGGCGCTGTCGGAACTGGAGCGCCGCGTCGTACTTGACGTGCTCAACAGCCCGCGCTTCGCCAATTGCGCGCCTGCAGCCATCCACGCCCAGTTGCTCGACGAAGGGCGCTATGTGGCCTCGGTACGCACCATGTATCGCTTGCTGCAGGGCTGCGCCGCCGTGCGCGAGCGGCGCAACCAACTACGCCATCCAGAGTACGCCAAGCCCGAGCTGCTGGCCGTGGTGCCCAATCAAGTCTGGAGCTGGGACATCACGAAACTGAAGGGGCCGGTCAGAGGAACCTGTTTCCATCTGTACGTCATACTCGACATCTTCAGCCGCTACGTCGTCGGCTGGATGGTGGCCGAGCAGGAAACCGCCGAATTGGCCGAGCAACTCATCGCCAACACCGCCGCTAAGGAATGCATCTCGCCGGGCGCGCTGACGTTGCATGCCGACCGAGGCAGCAGCATGCGCTCTAAGCCAGTGGCCACGCTGCTGTCCGATCTAGGCATCGCCAAGTCGCACAGCAGGCCCTACGTCTCCGACGACAACCCGTACTCGGAGGCGCAGTTCAAGACCATGAAGTACCAGCCCGGATTCCCAGCACGTTTTGGCTCGCTGGCTGACGCGCGCGCTCACTGCGCCACGTTCTTCACTTGGTACAACCAGCAGCATCGCCATTCCGGCATCGGAATGATGACGCCCGAGAGCGTCCACACCGGTCGCGCGATCGAAGTACGCAAGCAACGACAAGCCACTCTGGCAGATGCATTCCAGCGCACGCCGAACCGTTTCAAACACCGCATGCCGCAGCCGCAGAAGCTACCAACGGCAGCATGGATTAACCCACCGGCGATGGAGACGAAAGCTGCCTGA
- a CDS encoding amidohydrolase family protein, whose product MDIVIRNASLPDGRQNIDIAIQAGRIHAVGERLALGAAQEIDAGGDLVTPPFVDAHFHMDATLSYGLPRVNASGTLLEGISLWGELKPTLVQEAIIERAMQYCDWAVARGLLAIRSHVDICDDRLLATEALLEVKRRVAPYIDLQLVAFPQDGILRCRTAFANLKRAVGMGVDVVGGIPHFERTMAEGAASVKLLCEYAAEQGLRVDMHCDESDDPMSRHIETLACETQRLGLQGRVAGSHLTSMHSMDNYYVSKLLPLIAESGVAAIANPLINITLQGRHDTYPKRRGMTRVPELMAAGVDVAFGHDCVMDPWYGLGSGDMLEVAHMGLHVAQMTGQAAMQQCFMAITETPARILGLEGYGIAPGCHADLVLLDAGSAVEAIRLRAVRKVVIRRGQVLSTAPAARATLHLPGRPAQTDFRLGR is encoded by the coding sequence ATGGACATCGTCATTCGCAACGCAAGCTTGCCTGACGGCAGGCAAAACATCGACATTGCCATCCAGGCTGGACGAATCCACGCCGTCGGCGAGCGCCTGGCGCTTGGCGCGGCGCAGGAGATCGACGCTGGCGGCGACCTGGTGACCCCGCCTTTCGTCGATGCGCACTTTCACATGGATGCTACCCTCAGCTACGGCCTGCCGCGCGTCAACGCCAGCGGTACCCTGCTCGAAGGCATCAGCCTGTGGGGCGAACTCAAGCCAACGCTGGTGCAGGAAGCCATCATCGAGCGCGCCATGCAGTACTGCGACTGGGCGGTGGCGCGCGGCCTGCTGGCGATCCGCTCGCATGTGGACATCTGCGATGACCGCCTGCTGGCCACCGAGGCGCTGCTGGAAGTAAAACGCCGGGTGGCACCCTATATCGACCTGCAGCTGGTGGCCTTTCCCCAGGATGGCATCCTGCGCTGCCGCACTGCCTTTGCCAATCTCAAGCGCGCCGTAGGCATGGGAGTCGATGTGGTGGGCGGCATCCCCCATTTCGAACGCACCATGGCCGAAGGCGCGGCCTCGGTCAAGCTGTTGTGTGAATACGCGGCCGAACAAGGCCTGCGCGTGGACATGCACTGCGACGAGTCGGACGACCCCATGTCGCGCCACATTGAAACGCTGGCCTGCGAAACCCAGCGCCTCGGGCTGCAGGGCAGGGTGGCAGGCTCGCACCTGACTTCCATGCACTCGATGGACAACTACTATGTCAGCAAGCTGCTGCCCCTGATTGCGGAATCGGGGGTGGCAGCGATTGCCAACCCGCTCATCAACATCACATTGCAGGGCCGTCACGACACCTATCCCAAGCGGCGCGGCATGACGCGGGTGCCGGAACTGATGGCCGCCGGGGTTGACGTCGCCTTTGGCCACGATTGCGTGATGGATCCCTGGTACGGCCTCGGTTCGGGCGACATGCTGGAGGTGGCGCACATGGGCCTGCACGTGGCACAGATGACGGGGCAGGCCGCCATGCAGCAGTGTTTCATGGCCATCACCGAGACCCCGGCCCGGATCCTGGGGCTGGAAGGCTATGGCATTGCGCCCGGCTGCCATGCCGACCTGGTGCTGCTCGATGCCGGCAGCGCGGTGGAAGCGATCCGGCTGCGCGCGGTGCGCAAGGTCGTGATCCGGCGCGGCCAGGTGCTCAGCACCGCGCCGGCCGCGCGTGCGACATTGCACTTGCCGGGCCGCCCGGCGCAAACGGATTTTCGGCTGGGTCGATAG
- a CDS encoding IS3 family transposase (programmed frameshift) produces the protein MTRYTQEKKEHALSLMAAPHNKPVADVAQLTGIPEGTLYLWRKQAREQGRAVPGDGQNPEQWSAADKFAVVLEAAPLNEAELGAYCRRKGLLVEQLERWRAEVHAVLAGGQGGAATTERATDKKRIRELEKDLRRKEKALAETAALLVLSRKLRSAVDGRRGRMIALPQREEMVADIEQARQAGARLKTACAELGLTARTYERWQRDGAVRADGRPGAVRPEPAHKLSEQEREQVLAICHEPRFTDLPPAQIVPRLADEGVYVASESSFYRVLRAAQEQHHRGRAKAASKTEPQRHVAHGPNEVWSWDVTYLPSQVRGMFFYLYAVIDLFSRKLVAWEVHACEGGDEAAALIERACWREHRRGDKPLVLHADNGSAQKAHTLKSKLETLGITPSHSRPGVSDDNAHIEAWFRTCKYSPGYPPHGFADIELARQWVLKFVTWYNGEHLHSGLSYVTPEQRHSGLANAILTKRQAIYAEACARHPLRWKRQPRAWLAPDKVWLNPPSKLDQQRAA, from the exons ATGACACGATATACCCAAGAGAAAAAAGAGCATGCGCTGAGCCTGATGGCGGCGCCGCACAACAAACCTGTAGCAGACGTAGCGCAGCTGACTGGAATACCTGAGGGCACGCTGTATTTGTGGCGAAAACAGGCCCGTGAGCAAGGTCGTGCTGTGCCCGGCGACGGCCAGAATCCGGAACAGTGGAGTGCTGCTGACAAGTTCGCTGTCGTGTTGGAGGCGGCACCACTGAACGAAGCAGAATTAGGCGCGTACTGCCGTCGCAAGGGACTGCTGGTGGAGCAGCTGGAACGCTGGCGTGCCGAGGTGCACGCAGTGCTCGCGGGTGGCCAGGGCGGCGCGGCCACGACCGAGCGCGCTACAGACAAGAAGCGCATTCGCGAGCTGGAGAAGGACTTGCGGCGCAAGGAGAAGGCGTTGGCGGAGACGGCAGCGCTGCTCGTGCTGTCCCGAAAGT TACGAAGCGCTGTGGACGGACGGCGAGGACGCATGATTGCGTTGCCACAGCGCGAAGAGATGGTCGCCGATATTGAGCAGGCCCGCCAGGCCGGGGCACGTTTGAAAACCGCCTGCGCCGAGCTTGGGCTGACTGCACGCACCTATGAACGGTGGCAGCGGGACGGTGCGGTACGTGCCGACGGCAGGCCCGGAGCGGTCCGGCCGGAGCCGGCGCACAAGCTGAGCGAGCAGGAACGCGAACAGGTACTGGCCATTTGCCACGAGCCGCGTTTCACAGACCTGCCGCCAGCGCAAATTGTGCCGCGCCTCGCAGACGAGGGCGTATACGTCGCCTCCGAGTCCTCGTTCTACCGGGTGCTGAGGGCGGCGCAAGAGCAGCATCACCGCGGCCGAGCCAAAGCAGCGTCGAAGACTGAACCGCAGCGCCACGTTGCCCATGGTCCCAATGAAGTGTGGAGCTGGGATGTGACGTATCTGCCCAGTCAGGTCCGCGGCATGTTCTTCTATCTGTACGCTGTCATCGACCTGTTTAGCCGAAAGCTGGTGGCCTGGGAGGTGCATGCATGTGAAGGTGGCGACGAGGCCGCTGCGTTGATTGAACGGGCCTGCTGGCGCGAACACCGGCGGGGTGATAAGCCGTTGGTGCTGCATGCCGACAACGGCTCGGCACAAAAGGCGCATACGCTTAAGTCCAAGCTGGAGACGCTGGGCATTACCCCATCGCATAGCCGCCCTGGCGTATCGGACGACAACGCCCATATCGAAGCCTGGTTTCGCACCTGCAAGTACAGCCCTGGCTATCCGCCGCATGGATTTGCTGACATTGAACTGGCGCGCCAGTGGGTGCTCAAATTCGTCACTTGGTACAACGGCGAGCATCTGCATAGCGGGCTGTCCTATGTCACGCCAGAGCAGCGGCACAGCGGTCTTGCGAATGCCATTCTGACGAAGCGGCAAGCTATCTACGCCGAAGCGTGCGCACGCCATCCTTTGCGTTGGAAACGACAGCCGAGGGCTTGGCTGGCGCCTGACAAAGTGTGGCTCAACCCGCCGTCTAAGCTTGACCAGCAGCGTGCTGCATAA
- a CDS encoding ABC transporter ATP-binding protein, with translation MSLSRLIWGFVRRHWGSYVSSAFMLAGVAALTVLIPRKVGAMIDALAANSLDHTALMLGIAQLLGMGLAIYVLRVGWRLRLYAAAYQLGVELRTRFYARLSSQGPSFYQKQRTGDLMALATNDIDAIEMAAGEAMLAGFDGSLTLLMVLAIMVLGVDWRLACIALLPFPLMALSFWHISRHMHVASTDSLKRFSNLNDHVQEALTGVRTLRALGLEQRSAAQFSVLAGEAAQASLVTQKWEAAYEPAVGWTLTAASGLTLGLGGYLVLQDQLTIGALTSFTMYLGQLIWPMFAAGWVLSLIERGRSALARVQPLLDAPLSVDDHGTETALAPGALVLDQVSYTYQGGNTPALSGISLSLAPGQTLGLVGPTGSGKTTLLKVIMRQALPQTGSVTWGGKSLDAYTLATLRGALAWVPQESFLFSSTIAENIALARPGATRAEIEHAADMAAIHDDILRFPQGYDTPVGERGITLSGGQRQRVAIARSLLAESTLLLLDDALSAVDTGTETRILEHLAELRRAQPERSAIIASHRLSSVVDADHIVVLQDGRITEAGTHEELLAQGRWYASQWRYQQLEASLDAD, from the coding sequence ATGAGTTTATCGCGGCTGATCTGGGGGTTTGTGCGGCGCCACTGGGGTTCGTATGTGTCGTCGGCCTTCATGCTCGCCGGCGTCGCCGCCCTCACCGTCCTGATTCCGCGCAAGGTGGGCGCCATGATCGACGCCCTGGCCGCGAACAGTCTCGATCACACCGCCCTCATGCTCGGCATCGCCCAGCTGCTTGGCATGGGCCTGGCGATTTACGTGCTGCGGGTCGGCTGGCGCCTGCGCCTGTACGCGGCGGCCTACCAGCTGGGCGTGGAACTGCGCACGCGCTTTTATGCACGCCTGTCCAGCCAGGGGCCCTCCTTCTACCAGAAGCAGCGCACCGGCGACCTGATGGCCCTGGCCACCAACGACATCGATGCCATTGAAATGGCGGCCGGCGAAGCCATGCTGGCAGGCTTTGACGGCTCGCTTACCCTGCTGATGGTACTGGCGATCATGGTGCTTGGTGTGGACTGGCGCCTGGCCTGCATCGCCCTGCTCCCGTTTCCGCTGATGGCGCTGTCGTTCTGGCACATCTCGCGCCACATGCACGTGGCCTCCACCGATTCGCTGAAACGCTTTTCCAACCTGAACGACCATGTGCAGGAAGCGCTGACCGGGGTGCGCACCCTGCGCGCGCTGGGACTGGAACAGCGCAGCGCCGCCCAGTTCAGCGTGCTGGCCGGCGAAGCGGCACAGGCCAGCCTGGTCACGCAAAAATGGGAAGCGGCCTATGAGCCCGCGGTTGGCTGGACTTTGACCGCCGCCAGCGGCCTGACCCTGGGCCTGGGGGGCTACCTCGTATTGCAGGACCAGCTCACCATCGGCGCCCTGACCAGCTTTACCATGTATTTGGGTCAGCTGATCTGGCCAATGTTCGCAGCCGGCTGGGTACTCTCGCTGATCGAACGCGGCCGCTCGGCGCTGGCGCGGGTGCAGCCTTTGCTCGATGCGCCGCTGTCGGTGGATGACCATGGCACCGAAACGGCACTGGCACCCGGCGCGCTGGTGCTGGACCAGGTCAGTTATACCTACCAGGGCGGCAATACGCCGGCGCTCTCGGGCATTTCGCTGTCGCTAGCGCCCGGCCAGACGCTGGGGCTGGTGGGTCCCACCGGGTCAGGCAAGACCACGCTGCTCAAGGTGATCATGCGCCAGGCCCTGCCCCAAACGGGCAGCGTGACGTGGGGCGGCAAGAGCCTGGACGCCTATACCCTCGCTACCCTGCGCGGCGCGCTGGCATGGGTGCCGCAGGAGTCGTTCCTGTTCTCGTCCACCATCGCCGAGAACATCGCGCTGGCCAGGCCCGGCGCCACCCGCGCCGAGATCGAGCACGCAGCCGACATGGCAGCGATCCACGACGACATCCTGCGCTTCCCGCAGGGCTACGACACGCCGGTGGGAGAGCGCGGCATCACACTGTCGGGCGGCCAGCGCCAGCGCGTGGCGATAGCCCGCTCGCTGCTGGCAGAGAGCACCTTGCTGCTGCTTGACGACGCCCTCTCCGCAGTGGACACAGGAACCGAAACACGCATCCTCGAACATTTGGCCGAACTGCGGCGCGCGCAGCCGGAACGCAGCGCCATCATCGCCAGCCATCGTTTGTCGTCGGTAGTGGACGCCGACCACATCGTGGTGCTGCAGGACGGGCGCATCACCGAAGCAGGCACCCACGAGGAGCTGCTCGCCCAGGGCCGCTGGTACGCAAGCCAGTGGCGCTATCAGCAACTGGAGGCAAGTCTCGATGCAGACTGA
- the istB gene encoding IS21-like element helper ATPase IstB, producing MNLQHERIAALCESLNLPFVAQGYGAATQKAAKQEMGYSDFLEGLLKEEAAGRNVRKQSTMTRLAGFPVVKTLDEFNYDFAKGVKRSQIEELAGLGFVERHENVVLVGPSGVGKTHLAMALGYKATQAGIKTRFTTAADLLLALTTAHTQNNLKAVMHRAIRSYRLLIIDEIGYLPMNREQANLFFQVIAALYERSSLIVTSNLPFGQWDTTFAQDTTLTAALLDRLLHHAHIVPIAGESYRLKHQRQAGMVRGNEVAEIA from the coding sequence ATGAATCTGCAGCATGAGCGCATCGCGGCGTTATGCGAGAGCCTGAACTTGCCGTTCGTGGCGCAGGGCTACGGCGCCGCCACCCAGAAGGCGGCCAAGCAGGAGATGGGCTACAGCGACTTCCTTGAGGGGCTGCTGAAGGAAGAAGCTGCAGGGCGCAACGTACGGAAGCAAAGCACGATGACCCGGCTGGCGGGCTTCCCGGTGGTGAAAACGCTGGACGAGTTTAACTACGACTTTGCCAAGGGCGTAAAGCGCAGCCAGATCGAGGAGCTTGCCGGCTTGGGCTTCGTGGAGCGGCACGAGAACGTGGTGCTGGTCGGGCCCAGCGGCGTGGGCAAGACACACCTCGCCATGGCATTGGGCTACAAGGCAACGCAAGCAGGCATCAAGACGCGCTTCACCACGGCTGCCGATCTGCTGCTGGCCTTAACGACGGCGCATACGCAAAACAACCTTAAGGCGGTGATGCACAGGGCCATCAGGTCGTATCGGCTGCTGATCATCGACGAGATTGGGTACCTGCCGATGAACCGGGAACAAGCCAACCTGTTCTTCCAGGTGATCGCAGCGCTGTACGAACGCAGCAGTCTGATCGTGACCAGCAACCTGCCGTTCGGCCAGTGGGACACGACGTTTGCGCAGGATACGACACTGACTGCCGCACTACTGGACCGGCTGCTCCATCATGCGCACATCGTGCCGATCGCCGGTGAAAGCTACCGGCTGAAGCACCAGCGCCAGGCCGGGATGGTGAGAGGGAATGAGGTGGCGGAAATTGCCTGA
- a CDS encoding phasin family protein, translating into MNIPEQLSAARKTQLEAQLNFFNSFTSKAVANAEKLLALNLDLTRQTVEKSTAAMCQALTAREPADFMALTTRTPETFGSLMAYGRELMSLATGATGTAPAPTVSAAPAAPALEVKPAAKPEAKQRAEQKAEQKAAAPSAEQIIEQAAEQAAEAIVAPLAEPAIPQASAFEAEAAPKVRAKPIAKALGDAMGGAVPKAAAVTVPANAKVKVTSVKPVEATPPAAPAAGTPEVAQHDPAAARGKKKK; encoded by the coding sequence ATGAATATTCCAGAACAGTTGTCCGCAGCACGCAAGACCCAGCTCGAAGCGCAGCTGAACTTTTTCAATAGCTTTACCAGCAAAGCCGTCGCCAACGCCGAGAAACTGCTTGCCCTGAACCTTGACCTGACCCGCCAGACGGTGGAAAAATCGACCGCCGCCATGTGCCAGGCATTGACGGCCCGCGAGCCGGCAGACTTCATGGCGCTCACGACGCGCACCCCGGAAACGTTCGGCAGCCTGATGGCATATGGCCGCGAACTGATGTCGCTTGCCACCGGCGCGACAGGAACGGCTCCGGCACCGACTGTGTCCGCTGCACCAGCTGCGCCAGCGCTGGAAGTGAAGCCGGCGGCGAAGCCGGAAGCGAAGCAAAGGGCGGAGCAAAAGGCGGAGCAAAAGGCGGCAGCGCCGAGCGCCGAGCAAATCATCGAGCAGGCAGCAGAGCAGGCAGCAGAAGCCATCGTGGCCCCGCTGGCCGAGCCGGCAATCCCCCAAGCCAGCGCCTTCGAGGCGGAGGCGGCACCGAAGGTCAGAGCCAAGCCAATTGCCAAAGCCCTTGGCGATGCCATGGGTGGCGCCGTGCCAAAGGCGGCGGCAGTGACGGTTCCTGCCAATGCCAAGGTCAAGGTCACCAGCGTCAAGCCGGTGGAAGCAACGCCGCCTGCGGCGCCCGCAGCCGGAACGCCCGAAGTGGCCCAGCACGATCCGGCGGCTGCACGGGGAAAGAAAAAGAAGTAA